A genomic region of Bdellovibrionales bacterium contains the following coding sequences:
- a CDS encoding amidohydrolase family protein, producing MQKENSQLIQGGLLVTMNKKREVLAGDLRINKGRIKEIAPHLSPLPGEVITAARGNFVIPGLIQTHTHACQALFRGLADDLSLLDWLKKKIWPLESAHNHSSMTASAQIAMLEMQRLGTSSILDMGSSRHTSAIFEVADQIKMRYWGGNCWADLKSSSGPIYLDTKSCKQESLHLIEDWHHRSPLLEYVISPRFGLSCSERILDWAAEMQRQGNFLIHTHACENRKEVELIKERTGYSNVEYLFKLGLLNDRSILVHGVHLTSGEVRRMVKTKTKLVHCPSSNLKLASGIAPIEDYRSKGLVVGLGSDGAPCNNLMDPFMEMRLAALLQKPHFGPTALPAQAVLEMATLAGAQILGRENELGSLEIGKLADVVIVDRNHPSTCTVDNPYSALVYSCSGRDVQHLWINGNQMVKDFQSTILDQEEVTKKAKLELKALLRRID from the coding sequence ATGCAGAAAGAGAACTCTCAGCTTATTCAAGGTGGACTCCTCGTTACGATGAACAAAAAGAGAGAGGTCTTAGCGGGAGACCTCAGAATAAACAAAGGCCGAATCAAAGAGATAGCTCCCCATCTCTCTCCCCTGCCTGGCGAAGTCATCACCGCCGCACGAGGTAATTTTGTCATTCCGGGACTCATTCAAACTCACACTCATGCCTGTCAAGCGCTGTTCCGAGGTCTTGCTGACGACCTCTCCTTGCTCGACTGGTTGAAAAAGAAAATCTGGCCCCTTGAATCTGCCCATAACCATTCCTCCATGACTGCCTCAGCACAAATTGCAATGCTTGAAATGCAGCGACTCGGGACTTCATCAATTCTCGATATGGGTTCGAGCCGTCACACCTCCGCAATTTTTGAAGTCGCTGATCAAATAAAAATGCGATACTGGGGCGGAAACTGTTGGGCCGACCTAAAATCTAGTTCTGGTCCGATTTACTTAGATACAAAGAGTTGCAAACAGGAATCTCTTCACTTAATTGAAGACTGGCACCATCGTTCTCCTTTACTAGAATACGTGATTAGCCCACGCTTTGGTCTTTCGTGTTCAGAAAGAATCCTCGATTGGGCCGCTGAAATGCAACGGCAAGGAAATTTTCTCATCCATACGCATGCCTGTGAAAATCGTAAAGAAGTTGAACTCATCAAGGAGCGCACTGGCTACTCAAATGTGGAATATCTCTTCAAGCTTGGACTTCTCAATGATCGATCCATTCTCGTACATGGGGTCCACCTAACAAGCGGAGAGGTCCGCAGAATGGTGAAGACAAAAACAAAACTCGTTCATTGCCCTAGCTCTAACCTCAAATTGGCTAGTGGGATCGCTCCTATCGAAGATTACCGCTCGAAAGGACTTGTTGTTGGGCTCGGGTCGGATGGAGCTCCATGCAACAACCTCATGGATCCCTTTATGGAGATGCGTCTTGCGGCTCTCCTACAAAAACCTCATTTTGGGCCTACGGCATTGCCCGCCCAAGCAGTTCTGGAAATGGCAACTCTTGCGGGAGCACAAATTCTCGGTCGGGAAAATGAGCTTGGATCACTTGAGATCGGAAAACTCGCTGATGTTGTTATTGTCGATCGGAATCATCCGAGCACCTGCACTGTTGATAATCCCTACTCGGCACTGGTTTATTCCTGTTCGGGAAGAGACGTTCAGCATCTCTGGATAAATGGAAACCAGATGGTTAAAGATTTTCAATCCACAATTCTCGATCAAGAAGAAGTGACTAAGAAAGCCAAACTAGAACTCAAAGCGCTTCTTCGACGAATTGACTGA
- a CDS encoding type IV pilus twitching motility protein PilT — protein sequence MAAQIDKLFQVMVAQNASDMHLSSGAPPILRIHGEMVRLEHPSLTNENVQSLIFEILNDKQKRLFVENWELDCSYQIAGLGRFRVNVFMQRKGMGGVFRVIPEEIKTVHELGLPPDLLNLVEVPRGLVLVTGPTGSGKSTTLAALLHTINCERKEHIITIEDPIEFVHENRMCLINQREVSSHTKSFANALKASLREDPDIILVGEMRDLETIHLAMTAAETGHLVFGTLHTNNAAKTVDRIIDVFPEAQQAQVRVMLAESLRGVIAQTLFPRADKPGRVAAIEILVNTHAVANLIREGKTFQIPSAMQTGATHGMLTFESSIRALIRDGKVAKDEGESFLGVSKHRKEEEAESSTGHPPAKGGSPARPSAAPPPQKNPAQAQKSPASSMGGAAQRPSNQQTGVVTPGPRPIATNAPSGAGNLRSPNQSPPMGGGIKITSTSDNIASVSSGTAKLLESFGINKKKIG from the coding sequence ATGGCCGCACAGATAGACAAGCTTTTTCAGGTAATGGTCGCACAAAATGCATCCGACATGCATCTTTCCTCAGGAGCCCCTCCCATTCTCCGTATTCACGGAGAAATGGTCCGCCTCGAACACCCCAGTTTAACAAACGAAAATGTGCAATCTCTCATCTTCGAAATTCTCAATGACAAACAAAAGCGGTTGTTTGTAGAGAACTGGGAACTGGATTGCAGTTACCAAATCGCCGGACTTGGACGATTTCGGGTCAATGTTTTTATGCAACGAAAAGGAATGGGAGGCGTCTTCCGCGTTATTCCAGAGGAGATCAAAACTGTCCATGAACTTGGACTTCCGCCAGATTTATTAAACCTCGTCGAGGTCCCTCGCGGACTGGTGCTAGTAACTGGCCCGACAGGATCAGGCAAGTCGACGACCTTGGCCGCCCTGCTTCATACAATCAACTGCGAACGGAAAGAGCATATAATAACCATTGAAGACCCTATCGAGTTTGTACATGAAAACCGGATGTGCCTCATCAACCAACGTGAAGTATCAAGTCATACCAAATCATTTGCTAACGCATTGAAGGCCTCCCTGCGCGAAGATCCAGACATTATTCTCGTGGGTGAGATGCGGGATCTGGAGACGATCCACTTGGCTATGACTGCCGCTGAGACGGGTCACTTGGTGTTTGGCACCCTGCACACAAATAATGCCGCAAAGACAGTTGATCGCATCATCGATGTGTTTCCTGAAGCCCAACAAGCACAAGTCAGGGTCATGTTGGCAGAGAGTTTGCGAGGAGTCATCGCCCAAACGCTCTTTCCTCGCGCTGATAAGCCTGGCCGAGTGGCAGCAATTGAAATATTGGTTAACACACATGCCGTGGCCAATCTTATTCGTGAGGGCAAAACTTTCCAAATTCCCTCTGCAATGCAGACGGGAGCTACGCATGGGATGCTCACATTCGAATCCTCTATACGAGCGCTCATCCGCGATGGCAAGGTGGCAAAGGATGAGGGGGAAAGCTTCCTTGGGGTCTCGAAACATCGCAAAGAGGAAGAAGCTGAATCTTCAACAGGACACCCCCCTGCAAAAGGAGGCAGCCCAGCCAGACCATCTGCAGCTCCTCCCCCTCAGAAAAATCCGGCGCAAGCGCAAAAGTCACCTGCCTCCTCAATGGGAGGAGCCGCGCAGAGACCTTCGAACCAGCAGACGGGGGTTGTTACTCCAGGCCCGCGACCTATTGCAACGAACGCTCCCTCTGGTGCGGGAAACCTGAGATCGCCGAATCAGTCTCCTCCGATGGGAGGAGGAATAAAAATCACAAGTACCAGCGACAACATCGCGTCTGTATCTTCAGGGACGGCCAAGCTTCTTGAAAGCTTTGGTATTAATAAAAAGAAAATTGGCTAG
- a CDS encoding acylphosphatase: MSVCRHFLIEGLVQGVGFRFFVLREAKELKLDGWVRNLLDGRVEALVRGSENAIEALTAKLRKGPLTSRVENLTFEEVSFQGKLSDFTIELDGDVPCQFD; encoded by the coding sequence ATGTCGGTTTGCAGACACTTTTTAATTGAAGGACTTGTCCAGGGAGTCGGATTTAGATTTTTTGTGCTACGCGAGGCAAAAGAATTAAAGCTTGATGGATGGGTGAGGAATTTGCTTGACGGACGAGTGGAGGCGCTTGTGCGAGGGTCTGAAAATGCAATAGAAGCACTCACAGCAAAATTGCGAAAGGGACCTTTGACTTCGCGAGTAGAAAACCTCACTTTCGAAGAGGTGAGTTTTCAGGGCAAATTGAGTGATTTCACAATTGAACTTGATGGGGATGTTCCGTGCCAATTCGATTAG
- a CDS encoding S8 family serine peptidase, with protein sequence MNVILVNLTFAMLFFLLISCDKPRSEETVFPKPAEECKPSAIKDQYLVRWSNGQITKEGGASRDSFIQTFLLPNMNRIDFVENDQRIHLDDTLDSLARPLDENSDYPDNWGIERIGAAQSWAAGIRGQGITVAVIDSGVDVEHPSLKNQIYANPGESGLDSLGRDKSNNGLDDDANGLVDDINGYDFAFNSEILSDHSFHGTHVAGIIAAEHNDVSYQKGHVQGVAPSAKILPLAFIDSSGGGSLSDAIRAIDYAVLMGAKIINASWGGAPCSKILGAKISSLNELNVLFLSAAGNRGVNIDEQPEYPASYNLPSQITVGAVGPLNLMADFSNYGDRNVHLFAPGLRIVSTVPGGGWRSATGTSMATPFASGVAALLWSSRPEATASEIRAALLESVDRDSSYRNSSQGRLFLKQR encoded by the coding sequence ATGAATGTCATCCTAGTGAATCTCACATTCGCCATGCTCTTTTTCCTTCTCATTTCCTGTGACAAGCCTCGATCCGAGGAAACTGTGTTTCCTAAACCAGCTGAGGAATGCAAACCTTCAGCAATAAAAGATCAGTACTTGGTCAGGTGGTCAAATGGTCAAATCACCAAAGAGGGGGGAGCAAGCCGAGATTCATTTATTCAAACTTTTCTCCTACCCAACATGAATAGAATTGATTTTGTAGAAAACGATCAGAGAATCCATTTGGATGACACTTTAGATAGTCTGGCGAGGCCCCTTGACGAAAATTCTGATTACCCGGACAACTGGGGAATTGAACGAATTGGTGCAGCACAATCCTGGGCAGCGGGTATTCGTGGCCAGGGAATTACCGTCGCCGTTATAGACTCAGGAGTTGACGTTGAACATCCAAGTCTCAAAAATCAAATCTATGCTAACCCCGGAGAATCGGGCCTTGATAGTTTAGGACGTGACAAAAGCAACAATGGCCTTGATGACGACGCCAACGGCCTCGTCGATGATATCAATGGCTATGATTTCGCTTTCAATTCAGAAATACTAAGCGATCATTCTTTTCATGGAACTCACGTTGCTGGCATTATTGCCGCTGAACACAACGATGTCTCTTATCAAAAGGGACACGTCCAGGGGGTTGCTCCGAGCGCTAAAATTCTCCCACTCGCCTTCATCGACTCTTCCGGCGGAGGCTCACTCAGTGACGCCATTCGAGCCATCGACTACGCCGTTCTGATGGGTGCAAAAATAATCAACGCCAGTTGGGGTGGAGCACCTTGTTCAAAGATCCTCGGCGCAAAAATATCGTCCTTGAACGAGCTTAACGTCCTCTTTTTATCCGCAGCCGGAAATCGGGGAGTCAACATCGATGAACAACCCGAATATCCAGCCTCGTATAATCTCCCATCTCAAATTACGGTGGGAGCAGTTGGCCCTCTAAATCTGATGGCCGATTTCTCGAACTATGGAGACAGAAATGTTCACCTCTTTGCCCCCGGCCTTAGAATTGTGAGCACCGTCCCCGGTGGCGGCTGGCGATCGGCCACTGGAACTAGTATGGCCACTCCCTTTGCCTCCGGCGTTGCCGCCCTTCTCTGGAGCTCAAGACCAGAAGCCACTGCGAGCGAGATCCGCGCGGCCCTGCTGGAATCAGTTGATAGGGACTCCTCTTACAGAAATTCCTCCCAAGGACGACTCTTCCTAAAGCAGAGATAA
- a CDS encoding TIGR02147 family protein: MKIVIIYNYLSYKKFVRGWVGTQPKKGYGIFRRMAEHLNVSTTMVSQVFSGEKHISLEMAADLSSFFGFSHKEERYFFLLVELERAGSKRLQDKLLVQAKELKNEAQKVIERVARDKELSAEDKATYYSTWLYTGVRNLVATASFQSAESIAMQLQIPINQVRLSLQFLTDRGLIKLKEGRYEVLAKATHLGADHPLVIKHHQNWRLRSMQKMDARDPQHLYYTGPMSLSAADADRLRQLILDFIQATNKIVVESPSEVVRCLNIDWFEY; this comes from the coding sequence ATGAAAATAGTGATTATTTACAATTATTTATCATATAAGAAATTCGTCCGCGGATGGGTAGGTACCCAGCCGAAGAAAGGCTATGGAATCTTCCGGCGCATGGCTGAGCATCTGAACGTTAGCACTACCATGGTCAGCCAAGTGTTTAGCGGGGAGAAGCATATCAGTCTAGAAATGGCTGCAGACCTTTCATCCTTCTTTGGTTTCAGTCACAAAGAAGAACGCTATTTTTTTCTGTTAGTCGAACTGGAACGTGCTGGCTCGAAGCGACTCCAGGATAAGTTGCTAGTCCAGGCGAAAGAGTTGAAAAACGAAGCTCAAAAAGTGATCGAACGTGTGGCGCGGGATAAAGAGCTCAGTGCCGAAGACAAGGCCACCTATTATTCGACCTGGCTTTATACTGGCGTTCGCAATTTGGTCGCGACGGCATCCTTTCAGTCTGCAGAAAGCATCGCCATGCAGCTACAGATTCCGATAAATCAAGTGCGTTTGAGTCTCCAGTTCTTGACCGATCGAGGTCTCATAAAACTGAAGGAAGGACGTTACGAGGTGCTTGCCAAAGCCACTCATCTCGGTGCCGATCATCCTCTGGTCATCAAACATCATCAGAATTGGCGTCTTCGCAGCATGCAGAAGATGGATGCTCGCGATCCACAACATTTGTACTACACGGGGCCAATGTCGCTGTCAGCCGCAGACGCTGACCGGTTGAGGCAATTGATTCTCGACTTCATACAGGCGACAAATAAAATTGTAGTCGAATCGCCTTCAGAAGTGGTCCGGTGCTTGAACATCGACTGGTTTGAATATTAG
- the deoC gene encoding deoxyribose-phosphate aldolase, translated as MTPSSSLASSIDHTLLRADATEDEIKKLCEEAIENKFFSVCINPYWISLCKEILSPSPVIVCSVVGFPLGATATLVKKTEADWCVKQGASEIDMVMAIGALKSKRFQEVESDIREVVKVAAPARVKVILETALLNHDEKRLACQIAVQAGAHFVKTSTGFAKAGANPADIVLMRECVGDLLGVKASGGIRTRLDAEALLRAGASRLGTSAGPAIIGGQIQASEVY; from the coding sequence TTGACGCCAAGCAGCTCTCTGGCTTCATCTATCGATCACACTTTGTTGCGCGCTGATGCAACAGAAGATGAGATCAAAAAACTTTGCGAAGAAGCGATTGAAAACAAATTTTTCTCTGTTTGCATCAATCCTTACTGGATCTCGCTATGCAAAGAGATTCTGTCTCCTTCACCCGTCATTGTCTGCTCAGTTGTTGGCTTTCCGCTCGGGGCCACAGCTACACTTGTCAAAAAGACCGAGGCCGATTGGTGCGTTAAACAGGGCGCCAGTGAAATCGATATGGTGATGGCCATTGGTGCACTGAAATCCAAACGGTTTCAGGAGGTTGAGAGCGATATTCGGGAAGTCGTTAAGGTCGCTGCTCCCGCTCGCGTAAAAGTTATTTTGGAAACAGCTCTGCTCAATCATGATGAGAAGCGCCTTGCCTGTCAAATTGCAGTTCAAGCAGGGGCTCACTTCGTGAAAACATCGACCGGATTTGCGAAGGCTGGAGCAAACCCAGCTGATATTGTTCTTATGCGCGAATGTGTGGGAGATTTATTGGGAGTTAAGGCAAGCGGGGGAATTCGCACCCGGCTTGATGCGGAGGCTCTTCTCAGGGCGGGTGCCTCCCGCCTGGGAACCAGCGCAGGCCCGGCAATCATAGGCGGACAGATTCAGGCCTCAGAGGTTTATTGA
- a CDS encoding purine-nucleoside phosphorylase gives MTSGELDRIKEAASFIRSKTDFLPKIGITLGSGLSSFAEQVNEKVEFSFSEIPHFLPPTVDGHPGKLVLGRIGMSTVAVFQGRIHFYEGHSPSEVVFPTRVLKAIGVETLILTNAAGGLNPKMSPGDFMVITDHINLMGYNPLLGPNLNSLGPRFPDMTNVYHPDLRKRLCKLLKEENIPYHEGVYIGLSGPSYETPAEIRFLSGIGGSAVGMSTVPEAIAARHMGMKILGISCITNLGSGISSTPLSHKEVTETGKRVEKIFGRFLKKFVENF, from the coding sequence ATGACATCAGGAGAACTAGACAGAATAAAAGAAGCGGCCTCCTTTATTCGCTCTAAAACGGACTTTTTGCCAAAAATTGGGATCACACTTGGGTCTGGTCTCTCTTCTTTTGCTGAGCAAGTAAACGAAAAGGTCGAATTTTCGTTCAGTGAAATTCCCCACTTTCTCCCCCCGACCGTAGATGGTCACCCGGGCAAGCTTGTTCTTGGTAGGATCGGCATGAGTACTGTCGCCGTATTTCAAGGTCGTATTCACTTTTACGAAGGTCATTCTCCATCTGAAGTCGTCTTCCCAACTCGAGTCTTGAAAGCAATTGGAGTGGAGACCCTGATACTGACCAATGCCGCCGGTGGTCTCAATCCAAAAATGAGTCCAGGGGATTTTATGGTGATAACTGACCACATCAATCTCATGGGATATAATCCTTTACTTGGTCCCAATCTCAATTCTCTAGGCCCGCGATTTCCTGACATGACAAATGTCTATCATCCCGACTTGAGAAAACGTCTTTGCAAACTTTTGAAAGAAGAAAATATTCCTTATCACGAGGGAGTGTATATCGGGCTCAGTGGTCCCAGCTACGAAACTCCCGCCGAGATTCGCTTTTTGTCTGGTATTGGCGGCAGTGCAGTCGGCATGAGTACCGTGCCCGAAGCCATTGCCGCCAGGCACATGGGCATGAAAATCTTGGGAATCAGCTGCATCACCAATTTGGGATCAGGAATTTCATCTACTCCTCTCTCCCACAAAGAAGTCACTGAAACGGGCAAAAGAGTCGAAAAGATTTTTGGCCGATTTCTTAAAAAATTCGTGGAGAATTTTTAA
- the asnS gene encoding asparagine--tRNA ligase, with protein MKVYISDLKDHLGKEVELRGWVFNSRSSGKIKFLLLRDGTGLCQCVYFKGECEEAAFEKFSQLTQESCVSIKGIVREEKRSPGGFELGAKDLTIISLAAEYPISPKEHGVDFLMGNRHLWLRSRKQHAALRVRAEIISAIRDFFDGRGFTLTDAPIFTPSACEGTSTLFETQYFDEKAYLSQSGQLYMEATAAAFGKVYCFGPTFRAEKSKTRRHLIEFWMVEPEVAFNDLYDNMELAEQFVEYIVQRTLKNKSEELAVLERDTTGLQKIQLPFPRLHYKEAAEIILKENPEFVLGNDFGGTDETIISSKFSKPVFVHHYPSAIKAFYMKEDPEEKGSSMSCDLLATDGYGEIIGGGQREENIDILFAKIKEHQLNEKNFEWYLDLRRYGSFPHSGFGLGVERTVAWICGLNHVRETIPFPRMYGRFYP; from the coding sequence ATGAAGGTCTACATTTCTGATCTGAAAGATCACCTTGGTAAAGAGGTTGAGCTGAGAGGCTGGGTTTTCAATTCTCGCTCGTCTGGAAAAATAAAATTTTTGCTCCTTCGTGATGGCACAGGACTTTGCCAATGTGTTTACTTCAAAGGAGAGTGCGAAGAGGCCGCCTTTGAAAAGTTCTCGCAGCTGACTCAAGAATCCTGTGTCAGCATCAAGGGCATTGTTCGAGAAGAAAAGCGCAGTCCGGGAGGATTTGAGCTCGGGGCAAAAGATCTCACCATTATTTCTTTGGCGGCAGAATATCCCATCTCTCCAAAAGAACATGGTGTTGATTTTCTCATGGGCAATCGCCATCTTTGGCTTCGCTCTAGAAAGCAACATGCGGCTTTGCGCGTTCGCGCAGAGATCATCAGTGCTATCCGCGATTTCTTTGACGGTCGTGGATTTACCTTAACCGACGCTCCTATCTTTACCCCAAGCGCATGCGAGGGAACCTCAACTTTGTTTGAGACTCAATATTTTGACGAAAAGGCCTACTTGTCACAAAGCGGACAGCTCTACATGGAAGCAACCGCTGCTGCCTTTGGCAAAGTTTATTGTTTTGGTCCTACCTTTAGAGCTGAGAAATCCAAAACGCGTCGTCATTTGATCGAATTTTGGATGGTGGAGCCAGAGGTTGCCTTTAATGATCTTTATGACAACATGGAACTGGCTGAACAGTTTGTGGAATATATCGTACAAAGAACATTAAAGAACAAAAGTGAAGAGTTGGCCGTACTTGAAAGAGACACGACAGGTCTTCAGAAGATTCAGCTGCCATTTCCAAGACTTCATTATAAAGAAGCGGCCGAGATAATTTTGAAGGAAAATCCTGAGTTCGTTTTAGGCAATGACTTTGGAGGAACTGACGAGACCATTATCAGTTCGAAATTTAGCAAACCGGTCTTCGTTCACCATTACCCTTCGGCTATCAAGGCCTTTTACATGAAGGAGGATCCTGAAGAAAAGGGATCTAGCATGAGTTGCGATCTTTTGGCGACCGATGGCTACGGAGAAATTATTGGTGGAGGTCAGAGAGAAGAAAACATTGATATTCTCTTTGCCAAAATCAAGGAGCATCAACTCAACGAGAAAAACTTTGAATGGTACTTGGATTTAAGGCGATACGGAAGTTTCCCACACTCTGGATTTGGATTGGGAGTAGAAAGAACGGTTGCCTGGATCTGCGGCCTTAATCATGTGCGTGAGACAATTC